TGGAAGACCACCACCTCGCGGATGCCGGCCGCCTCGATCTCCGCGTGCCGCCGCACCACCGAGCGCAGGTGCAGATGGCAGACGGGGCAGCCGGCGAACCGGCGGAACTGCAGGTGGACGAGCCGCTCGGGATCCGGGACGGCGACGGACGAGCCGTCCGTGACGGCGGTGAGGACGCGGGTGCGGACGAGGGAACCGGTGTCGAGCTGCACGAGGACCTCCACAAGGTCACGGGCGACGAGGCGGCGAGGCGGGGCGCGGCGGAGCGGGGCGGCGGCGACGGGGCCACGCGGGCCCCTCCGTAGGCGTATGCCGTACACCTAACAGCGTAGGCGTATGTCGTACGCTGTCAACCACCATGCCGCGCCCCCGCTCTCTCACCCAGGACCAACTGGCCGCCGCAGCCCTCGCCGTGATCGACCGTGAGGGGCTCCCGGGGCTGTCCATGCGGGCCGTCGCCGTCGAACTCGGCATCAGCACCATGGCCCTGTACCGGTACGTCCAGGACCGCGGGGAACTCGAAGCCCTCGTCGTCGAACTCGTCCTCAGCGCCGTCGACAGCACCCTGCCGCCCCCGTCCGCCGGACCCTGGCGGGCGCGGGTCACCCTCCTCGTCGACCGGCTGCGGGACACCGCCGGCGCGCACCCCGCCGTCCTGCCGCTCACCTTCACCCACCGGCACCGCTCCCCCTGCGTACTGCGCTGGGGCGAGACCGTCCTCGGGGTGCTCACCGAGGCCGGACTGGGGGCCGAGGAGCGGATCATCGCCCTGCGCGCCCTCCTCGCCTACGTGATCGGCGCGATCCAGCAGGAACACCTCGGTGCCCTCTCCGGAGCGGGCACCGCCGCCATCGCCGACCTCCCGGCGGACGCGTTCCCGTACCTGACCGAAGCCGCCCGCGGCGCCCGCTCCCTCACCCCGGACCGCGAGTTCCACGGCGGCCTCGCCCTGCTCCTGGCCGGCCTGGACCAGCCCTAGACCCGCGCCCGGCGCTCCCGAAACGGCACCGGCAGCGGTCCCGCGCCCCGAGAACCACCCGGCCCACCCGGCGATGCGGCAGACTGGCGGTTTGGCCGCCCGCGCCCGGGCGGCCGTCTCACCGCCGGAAAG
Above is a genomic segment from Streptomyces sp. NBC_01233 containing:
- a CDS encoding TetR/AcrR family transcriptional regulator, producing MPRPRSLTQDQLAAAALAVIDREGLPGLSMRAVAVELGISTMALYRYVQDRGELEALVVELVLSAVDSTLPPPSAGPWRARVTLLVDRLRDTAGAHPAVLPLTFTHRHRSPCVLRWGETVLGVLTEAGLGAEERIIALRALLAYVIGAIQQEHLGALSGAGTAAIADLPADAFPYLTEAARGARSLTPDREFHGGLALLLAGLDQP